gtAACTAACCTTTaccaatttttggattaatttATGCCCTATGAGTAGAGACGTCAACGTGACAGCTCAACGTGCACCAAGGTAGGCCTGTATTTAAGCCTTGACAAAATTAGTGCCCTATTTATTATGGAGATAGTGTGCCACCTTTTGTCATGTTGATTAGCTACCTATACGCTCTGGGTAGACTCAGTGATTCCCCTCAGATAAGACACTTTCCATGTAAGAGTTGCAGAATCCTgccctaaattatttttttagccTCGCCTTTTTTAGAACTGTTTATATTTCAACTCATTGCTTGCTTGTCTTTTTCAAATATAAGGATTAAATGTTGAAAATAAAAGAGACACAATTGAAGAGAAATTCAGAAATTAGCAGCAGTGGAGATGAGCAAGCTATGAACATCTCTTGATATATGTTTGTGCACTACGTTGCTCAGTGGAGTTGCAGTCTTGCCTGGGGCCTCTAGGCTTTACTGTAATTCaaataaataagaataaaatGCCCTGTTTACTCAGTGACTTACAGACAAGAGTTTGCTTGGACAGACACAATGCTATGGCTGTTTTCACTGTGATTTAGTTTTGAAGAGTACATCCATATAAGCGTTGTCCAAATCAATGGGTTTCTTTTGCACGGCTGCCCGCAGGTGCTCAGGGAGGAGCCTCCGTCTTCGGACCTCTCCCAGGACATCATCCTTCTTTCGGGGCCTACCATCCACCAGCGCTTCAGGTGCACTGTGCACATCTTGCAGTTTTAACTGAAGCCAGTCCTGTCTCTCCACAGTATGCAGGTGTTCCCCCAGGTTGTGCATCAGTTGCATCTCACTCACTGACCGCTTCCTGTAGGAAAGAATAACAACGGAACAGCCTCTTAATGGTCCTCCCCTGAATTCTTGATCTCTATCAAAGCCCTGGATTGGAAACTTTTGGGATACAATGCAGTGCAAGATGCAGCTGCAGAACCTGGCCTTTTACTCAATAAGGGATGTTGTTATCTGGCACAACGAAAAATGATGATTTAATTAGTAGCAGATTTATTAGTGTGAGGAGGCTCAGAAGTTTGAAACAGTCTAGTCTGTATTGTGTAAGTATTGGGTACTGCCATCATTTATTTGGATTATAATTGTATTTATGTAATTGATCAATACCATGAAAATAAAGTATGTTGCTAAAAACATCTCCAAGCTCAAAAATGTATGACTATATACTTACGTCACTGATCTTCCATCAGACTTTGTAAAGAAACAAATTGCATATAAAATGATAGCAATCTTGGTCATATCTTTAATAGAAATCATGTTAGCTgtaagacagaaagaaagacaaaaattGATGAATCTGTTTCAAATAATTTCCAACTAATTAAGCAAAGGGAGCAATTTGGGTAACATAGGGCAAAGTTTTAAAGGCAGGCATATTGAGAAAGTGACTGAGAAATGTTTTTCATGTGTAATGACTAGAATAAGGGATTTAGGATTGTGAAGAACTGACTTCTATTCTTAATTTTGCCAGTGACTTTGGCAAGTCTAGTACCTTCTGTGAGCTTCAATTTCCCCATTTATCATGTGGTAATAATACTAACCTAACTCTTAACATCTTTGGATGCAAAGCATCACTAGTTGCAAAATATTACAGTTATGATTTATTATTCATTTCTATCTCATTGAAAAGATATTTTTAAGTACTTTGAAATACTTCTGTACATCCATGATGCCCACGGTAGCATTCTTTTATGTTTCCTGTTTCTCAGTAGGCATgtttatatgttcattaatgagccttagatactgcgcatttagtttagtacttctttaataaagtactaaatgcacagtacctagagttactgtgcagtagcattggtgcacggttatttagtgacatttactgtgcagtagcctaatagcactgcacagtaggctattagcatggtttttgctgtgacatgctactgcacagtgttattaggctcatgcacagtaagcgtctggtgttagatgcacccagtgagttgcATTTTCTGAATTTCCTGACAGAACTAAGAATTTGATTTTACTCTAAGCCAGT
This genomic window from Alligator mississippiensis isolate rAllMis1 chromosome 2, rAllMis1, whole genome shotgun sequence contains:
- the PTH gene encoding parathyroid hormone; the protein is MISIKDMTKIAIILYAICFFTKSDGRSVTKRSVSEMQLMHNLGEHLHTVERQDWLQLKLQDVHSAPEALVDGRPRKKDDVLGEVRRRRLLPEHLRAAVQKKPIDLDNAYMDVLFKTKSQ